A part of Geothrix oryzae genomic DNA contains:
- a CDS encoding segregation and condensation protein A, whose translation MSDTPQELPESVAEVLPAPEAPRTFEPPKGFETKFRGLALHLSAFDGPLDLLLHLIHEQKLDILNLPMADVTRQYMDYLKLMEELNLEIAAEFVAMAAQLLQIKSRLMLPRSPQETGEEDPRETLVQRLLDYQQVKAAALVLSDRESDWQKIAFAPGLDLDDHKRVEDEPIRATLFDLLGAYREALKRLLPPPPVEVRTQPKTLEQRVMEVLGSLQDGLWKPFEGLLGQVRTREELVLTFLALLELVRTGRIALVQGETFGEIRVKAAEAA comes from the coding sequence ATGTCCGACACCCCCCAGGAACTCCCCGAATCCGTGGCTGAAGTCCTGCCCGCCCCGGAGGCCCCTCGAACCTTCGAGCCCCCCAAGGGGTTTGAAACGAAGTTCCGGGGTCTGGCGCTCCACCTGTCGGCTTTCGATGGCCCCCTGGACCTGCTGCTGCACCTCATCCACGAGCAGAAGCTGGACATCCTGAACCTGCCGATGGCCGATGTCACGCGGCAGTACATGGACTACCTGAAGCTCATGGAGGAGCTGAACCTGGAGATCGCGGCGGAATTCGTGGCCATGGCCGCGCAGCTGCTGCAGATCAAATCGCGGCTCATGCTGCCCCGCTCGCCGCAGGAGACCGGCGAGGAGGATCCCCGCGAGACCCTGGTGCAGCGGCTGCTGGACTACCAGCAGGTGAAGGCAGCCGCCCTGGTGCTGTCGGATCGCGAGTCCGACTGGCAGAAGATCGCCTTCGCGCCCGGCCTGGATCTCGACGACCACAAGCGCGTGGAGGACGAGCCCATCCGCGCCACGCTCTTCGACCTTCTGGGCGCCTACCGCGAGGCCCTGAAGCGCCTGCTGCCGCCGCCGCCCGTGGAAGTCCGGACCCAGCCGAAGACGCTGGAGCAGCGGGTGATGGAAGTGCTCGGCAGCCTCCAGGACGGCCTGTGGAAACCCTTCGAGGGGCTGCTGGGCCAGGTCCGCACCCGCGAGGAGCTGGTGCTCACCTTCCTGGCGCTGCTGGAGCTGGTGCGGACCGGCCGCATCGCCCTGGTTCAGGGCGAGACCTTCGGCGAGATCCGGGTCAAGGCCGCCGAGGCCGCGTGA
- a CDS encoding tetratricopeptide repeat protein has product MHDPERPEPNGPEASPGDTVRLPAGAPSLDPRATQKLPLKALVEAAEAMKVTPPSPDEAPDQTQRLILPTAGDPPIRTQKLALPAGAAGQTELPPPPSHKPEPRGWKGPLALGALALLGAAIYFLFSRGTTVPSPAAPASPVAEVDPPGAQAYLEQAKAGDANAMRMLGVMYYYGLNVPQDREKGLGWYRKAAEKGSEAARAELAKLDAPAK; this is encoded by the coding sequence ATGCATGACCCTGAGCGGCCGGAACCGAACGGCCCCGAAGCTTCTCCCGGCGATACGGTGCGCCTGCCCGCAGGCGCGCCCTCCCTGGATCCCCGTGCGACCCAGAAACTGCCCCTCAAAGCCTTGGTGGAGGCCGCGGAGGCGATGAAGGTGACCCCCCCCAGCCCGGATGAGGCCCCGGATCAGACGCAGAGGCTCATCCTTCCGACGGCCGGTGATCCGCCGATCCGCACTCAGAAGCTGGCTCTTCCCGCCGGAGCGGCCGGGCAGACCGAGTTGCCGCCGCCTCCATCTCACAAGCCCGAGCCCAGGGGATGGAAGGGCCCTCTCGCCCTGGGGGCGCTGGCGCTGCTGGGTGCTGCGATCTATTTCCTGTTCTCCCGGGGAACGACGGTGCCCTCGCCGGCAGCCCCCGCATCGCCGGTGGCCGAAGTCGACCCGCCCGGTGCCCAGGCCTATCTGGAGCAGGCCAAGGCCGGGGATGCGAACGCCATGCGGATGCTCGGGGTCATGTACTACTACGGGTTGAATGTCCCGCAGGACCGCGAAAAGGGCCTTGGCTGGTACCGCAAGGCCGCGGAGAAGGGCAGCGAGGCGGCCCGGGCCGAACTGGCCAAGCTGGACGCCCCCGCGAAATAG
- the uvrC gene encoding excinuclease ABC subunit UvrC — protein sequence MAAVRTNLEKSPTLKRKLSDLPLRPGCYLYRDEGGNLLYVGKAKVLRNRVKSYFQQKRLDAKTRRLVARIWDVELIVCETELEALVLENNLIKEHLPPFNILLRDDKSYPYVKLTWKEAFPKVFVTRKIRKDGSLYFGPFFPASTAYRTAELVYRFFQIRDCDIDIDGKRGRACMKYQLHRCTAPCIAAVGQEAYREQAKEARLFLEGKRDELKARLEAAMWKAAEAAAFEQAAQHRDALQQVDAWFTRQKAASADLDDTDVYGSAVLDGRACVHRLLLREGRMVGRQEYLLDDVESFDGAVLAQVLQRVYSADPAPAKVLAEVEPEDGDLLRSWLSDLRGTKVRIQIPQKGEKVDLLAMAQENARLALERKFEPARLNEAVLEGLQAFLGLAHLPRRLECFDISHGQGREVVASCVVFSDGVPDKARYRRFKMTNEQNDDFANMHEAVTRRYQRMRDEGQEFPDLVLIDGGLGQLHAAEAALKDLGIEQLELGSLAKKEELVFRPGSSTPLKIPKSSPVLQLLQRIRDEAHRFAITYHRALRAKRTLQTELTQIPGIGPAMAKKLLQAFGSAAQVREAEEAALVEAVGRSAAGKVLAWRSRAG from the coding sequence GTGGCCGCCGTCCGAACCAACCTCGAGAAATCCCCCACCCTGAAGCGCAAGCTATCGGACCTGCCCCTGCGTCCGGGCTGCTACCTCTACCGGGACGAGGGCGGCAACCTGCTCTATGTGGGCAAGGCCAAGGTGCTGCGAAACCGGGTGAAGTCCTACTTCCAGCAGAAGCGGTTGGACGCCAAGACCCGCCGCCTGGTGGCCCGCATCTGGGATGTGGAGCTCATCGTCTGCGAGACGGAACTCGAGGCCCTGGTCCTCGAGAACAACCTCATCAAGGAGCACCTGCCGCCCTTCAATATCCTGCTGCGGGACGACAAGAGCTACCCCTATGTGAAGCTCACGTGGAAGGAAGCCTTCCCGAAGGTCTTCGTCACGCGGAAGATCCGCAAGGACGGCAGCCTCTACTTCGGGCCCTTCTTCCCCGCCAGCACCGCCTACCGCACGGCCGAACTGGTCTACCGCTTCTTCCAGATCCGAGACTGCGACATCGACATCGACGGCAAGCGCGGCCGGGCCTGCATGAAGTACCAGCTGCACCGCTGCACGGCCCCCTGCATCGCGGCCGTGGGCCAGGAGGCCTACCGCGAACAGGCGAAGGAGGCGCGGCTCTTCCTGGAGGGCAAACGCGATGAGCTGAAGGCGCGGCTGGAGGCCGCCATGTGGAAGGCCGCCGAGGCCGCCGCCTTCGAGCAGGCGGCCCAGCACCGGGACGCCCTCCAGCAGGTGGACGCCTGGTTCACCCGGCAGAAGGCCGCCAGCGCCGACCTCGACGACACCGATGTGTACGGCAGCGCGGTGCTGGATGGGCGGGCCTGCGTCCACCGCCTCCTGCTCCGGGAGGGCCGCATGGTGGGGCGGCAGGAGTACCTGCTGGATGATGTCGAGAGCTTCGACGGCGCCGTGCTGGCCCAGGTGCTCCAGCGCGTCTACAGCGCCGATCCCGCCCCCGCGAAGGTCCTCGCGGAGGTCGAGCCGGAGGATGGCGACCTCCTGCGCAGCTGGCTGTCGGACCTGCGCGGCACGAAGGTCCGCATCCAGATCCCCCAGAAGGGGGAGAAGGTGGATCTGCTGGCCATGGCCCAGGAGAACGCCCGCCTGGCTCTGGAGCGCAAGTTCGAGCCGGCGCGGCTCAACGAGGCCGTGCTGGAGGGCCTGCAGGCCTTCCTGGGCCTGGCCCACCTGCCCCGGCGCCTGGAATGCTTCGACATCAGCCACGGCCAGGGCCGCGAGGTGGTGGCCAGCTGCGTGGTGTTCAGCGACGGCGTGCCCGACAAGGCCCGCTACCGCCGTTTCAAGATGACCAACGAGCAGAACGACGACTTCGCCAACATGCACGAGGCCGTGACGCGCCGCTACCAGCGCATGCGGGACGAGGGTCAGGAGTTCCCGGACCTGGTCCTCATCGACGGCGGTCTCGGCCAGCTCCACGCGGCGGAAGCGGCCCTGAAGGATCTGGGCATCGAGCAGCTGGAGTTGGGGAGCCTGGCGAAAAAGGAGGAGCTGGTGTTCCGCCCCGGCTCCAGCACGCCGCTGAAGATTCCGAAATCCTCGCCGGTGCTGCAGCTGCTCCAGCGCATCCGCGACGAGGCCCATCGCTTCGCCATCACCTACCACCGGGCCCTGAGGGCGAAGCGCACCCTCCAGACCGAGCTGACGCAGATCCCCGGCATCGGTCCCGCCATGGCGAAGAAATTGCTCCAGGCCTTCGGCAGCGCCGCCCAGGTGCGCGAGGCGGAGGAGGCCGCCCTGGTGGAAGCCGTCGGCCGATCGGCCGCCGGCAAGGTTCTGGCCTGGCGGAGCCGCGCCGGCTGA
- a CDS encoding DUF5808 domain-containing protein: MEQVDPPQVAWFSPWDLLPLVGALALALALPGLMHGLPDPIPTHFNARGIANGWTSQAGYPWLAFGLPAAIWAVLWLTGRAFVGSDQDPDGRKSSAMAPLRGLITLGLLGMMAGGLFIPRHGQGVIVWMIGGFLALALLGILLMARQMKQTLRDDKRSEHYRWGLFYVNPEDPALWVPKRLGLGWTLNFAHDLSWIILALLLLPVALVISLTRTH, from the coding sequence ATGGAACAAGTGGATCCCCCTCAAGTGGCCTGGTTCTCCCCCTGGGACCTGCTCCCCCTGGTGGGCGCCCTGGCCCTCGCCCTCGCCCTTCCCGGGCTCATGCACGGCCTACCTGATCCCATTCCCACCCACTTCAATGCCCGTGGCATCGCCAATGGCTGGACTTCCCAGGCGGGCTATCCCTGGCTGGCTTTCGGCCTACCCGCGGCGATTTGGGCCGTACTCTGGCTCACGGGCCGGGCCTTCGTGGGATCGGACCAGGATCCGGATGGCCGCAAGAGCTCAGCCATGGCACCGTTGCGGGGCCTGATCACGCTGGGTTTGCTGGGGATGATGGCGGGTGGCCTCTTCATCCCGCGCCACGGCCAGGGCGTGATCGTCTGGATGATCGGCGGCTTCCTGGCCCTGGCCCTCCTCGGCATCCTGCTGATGGCACGGCAGATGAAGCAGACCCTGCGAGATGATAAGCGCAGTGAGCACTACCGCTGGGGGCTCTTCTATGTGAACCCGGAGGATCCCGCCCTCTGGGTGCCCAAGCGGCTCGGCCTGGGCTGGACGCTCAATTTCGCCCATGACCTCAGCTGGATCATCCTCGCCCTGTTGCTGCTGCCCGTGGCCCTGGTCATCAGCCTCACGCGGACCCACTGA
- a CDS encoding MBL fold metallo-hydrolase has translation MLNLETFPVGPLGCNCSLLWDPATGRGVVIDPGGDGAKIRKRVEALGFQVTALLHTHAHFDHVGATRELQDFWQCPAHLHGDDTFLIEALPQQTGMFGMPAIPQPEMTALNPGDRHLDLATLHTPGHTPGSCCFHGAFTKGQVLLAGDTLFRGGVGRTDLWGGNWEALEQSIRRELYVLDGATLVIPGHGLPTTIGAEAASNPFVKA, from the coding sequence ATGCTGAACCTCGAAACCTTCCCCGTGGGCCCCCTGGGTTGCAACTGTTCGCTGCTGTGGGATCCGGCCACGGGCCGGGGCGTGGTGATCGATCCCGGCGGAGACGGCGCGAAGATCCGCAAGCGGGTGGAGGCCCTCGGCTTCCAAGTCACGGCCCTGCTGCACACCCACGCGCATTTCGATCATGTGGGCGCCACCCGGGAGCTGCAGGACTTCTGGCAGTGTCCGGCCCACCTGCACGGCGATGACACCTTCCTGATCGAGGCGCTGCCCCAGCAGACGGGGATGTTCGGGATGCCGGCGATCCCCCAGCCCGAGATGACGGCCCTGAACCCGGGGGACCGGCACCTGGATCTTGCCACCCTGCACACGCCGGGCCACACGCCGGGTTCCTGCTGCTTCCATGGCGCCTTTACCAAGGGGCAGGTGCTCCTGGCGGGGGATACGCTCTTCCGGGGCGGCGTGGGCCGGACGGACCTCTGGGGGGGCAACTGGGAGGCGCTGGAGCAGAGCATCCGCCGGGAACTCTATGTTCTCGACGGCGCCACGCTGGTCATTCCCGGTCATGGCCTTCCGACCACCATCGGCGCGGAGGCGGCCAGCAATCCATTCGTGAAGGCCTAG
- a CDS encoding slipin family protein, with the protein MDALLTTFGCFGPAAIFVLIYLLSCLKVVNEYERLVIFTLGKVQEKPKGPGLCFVWRPFQTAVTVSLRTVVMDVPSQDIITRDNVSLKVSAVVYFKVLDPKAAIIGVENYYYATSQMAQTTLRSILGEVTLDELLADREKLSQRLREIIDRSTEPWGIEVTSVELKSVDLPEQIQRAMGKQAEAEREKRAKIIAAEGELMASQQLLEAANKISENPTAIQMRYLQTLAEIATEKNSTIVFPLPIEFMRAFEKLSGK; encoded by the coding sequence ATGGACGCCCTGCTTACGACCTTCGGCTGCTTCGGCCCGGCCGCCATCTTCGTGCTGATCTACCTGCTCTCCTGCCTCAAGGTGGTGAACGAGTACGAGCGGCTGGTGATCTTCACCCTGGGCAAGGTGCAGGAGAAGCCCAAGGGACCGGGCCTCTGCTTCGTGTGGCGCCCCTTCCAGACCGCCGTCACCGTGAGCTTGCGCACGGTGGTGATGGATGTGCCCAGCCAGGACATCATCACCCGCGACAATGTGAGCCTGAAGGTGAGCGCCGTCGTCTACTTCAAGGTGCTGGATCCCAAAGCCGCCATCATCGGCGTGGAGAACTACTACTACGCCACCAGCCAGATGGCCCAGACCACGCTACGGAGCATCCTCGGCGAGGTCACCCTGGACGAGCTGCTGGCGGACCGCGAGAAGCTCAGCCAGCGCCTGCGCGAGATCATCGACCGCTCCACCGAGCCCTGGGGCATCGAGGTCACCAGCGTGGAACTCAAGAGCGTGGACCTGCCCGAGCAGATCCAGCGCGCCATGGGCAAGCAGGCCGAAGCCGAACGGGAGAAGCGGGCGAAGATCATCGCCGCCGAGGGCGAGCTGATGGCCAGCCAGCAGCTGCTGGAAGCCGCCAACAAGATCAGCGAGAACCCCACGGCCATCCAGATGCGCTACCTGCAGACCCTCGCCGAGATCGCCACGGAGAAGAACAGCACCATCGTCTTCCCGCTGCCCATCGAGTTCATGCGGGCTTTCGAGAAGCTCAGCGGGAAGTAG
- a CDS encoding transglutaminase TgpA family protein, producing the protein MRGARWIDHLPLWVALGAAASTGLYDLGELVGMALPLIAAALVELLRWNLRRHQRWLEVGALVFFLADLARGRGVFPVAIHTLFLLAGLRLALPREISHRRQLVLMGFLLLLTAAVSTTSLSFLAWALAWFGAAALALLQQSWEVSSSLRRGAFSRPPYGLVPLWLAGALLLGAGFFLSLPRLNTGFRPPFLGSTAALAQAGLSDQLDLAGGGPIAPNPEVVLRIAPPPGTDPSRLQGLELLHGVALESLEGDHWTPSKLTPSDAFFVPRRGPGALQAEFLFTPSTHGILALPYGLSGLSPAGLPLRRAEGGSLRWRFPRVRPMPMEVAWNPATAEPSEPQLSLRRLEHLVELGPGQDVVRRWSLRLAPGILPAPELARVLERALRGFRYTLDNPSGKAARPLEDFLERTQAGHCEYFASAMAQMLRARGVPARVVNGYRLGPWIPEGGYFRVSQDQAHSWVEYWDQGRWHRADPTPAAVGSTSGGQALSTLSRWFDALTYHWDRYIVRFSDQDQQAGFSWIQSRVEGWEWRWKAPPAALSWGVGLLALAWTAWRTRGLWRPRPPGPGRIRALHPLLARTRRVAPPMAGETARVWLGRLAALRPERKTPLTKLADAVEAEAYAGRSSAASTLAKAEAAIWRGWRGPTSR; encoded by the coding sequence GTGAGGGGGGCGCGCTGGATCGACCACCTGCCCCTGTGGGTGGCCCTGGGGGCCGCCGCTTCCACAGGCCTCTATGATCTGGGCGAGCTGGTGGGCATGGCGCTGCCCCTGATCGCGGCAGCGCTGGTGGAGCTGCTCCGCTGGAACCTCCGGCGGCACCAGCGCTGGCTGGAAGTGGGCGCCCTGGTCTTCTTCCTGGCCGATCTCGCGCGGGGCCGCGGCGTCTTCCCCGTCGCCATCCACACCCTCTTCCTGCTGGCCGGCCTGCGGCTCGCCCTGCCCCGGGAGATCTCCCACCGGCGCCAGCTGGTGCTCATGGGGTTCCTGCTCCTCCTGACGGCGGCGGTCAGCACGACCAGCCTGTCGTTTCTGGCCTGGGCCCTGGCCTGGTTCGGCGCCGCGGCGCTCGCCCTGCTTCAGCAGAGCTGGGAAGTCTCCTCCAGCCTCCGACGAGGCGCCTTCTCGCGCCCACCCTACGGCCTGGTCCCCCTCTGGCTCGCGGGCGCTCTGCTGCTGGGAGCAGGCTTCTTCCTGTCGCTCCCCCGCCTGAATACCGGATTCCGCCCCCCCTTCCTCGGCTCCACGGCCGCCCTGGCCCAGGCCGGGCTCAGCGATCAGCTCGACCTCGCCGGCGGCGGGCCCATCGCCCCCAATCCCGAAGTCGTCCTGCGCATCGCCCCGCCCCCCGGCACGGATCCATCTCGGCTGCAGGGATTGGAGCTTCTGCACGGGGTGGCGCTGGAGTCCCTCGAGGGGGACCACTGGACCCCCTCCAAGCTCACCCCGAGCGATGCCTTCTTCGTCCCCCGCCGCGGCCCCGGCGCCCTGCAGGCGGAATTCCTGTTCACCCCCAGCACCCACGGCATCCTGGCCCTGCCCTACGGCCTGTCTGGTTTGTCGCCCGCAGGGCTGCCGTTGCGGCGCGCCGAAGGCGGCAGCCTCCGCTGGCGGTTCCCCCGGGTTCGTCCCATGCCGATGGAGGTGGCCTGGAACCCTGCAACGGCGGAGCCTTCGGAACCGCAGCTGTCCCTCCGAAGGCTCGAGCACCTCGTCGAACTCGGTCCCGGGCAGGATGTGGTCCGCCGCTGGAGCCTGCGCCTGGCCCCGGGGATCCTCCCCGCGCCGGAGCTGGCCCGGGTGCTGGAGCGGGCCCTGCGCGGTTTCCGCTACACCCTCGACAATCCCTCCGGCAAAGCCGCCCGTCCTCTGGAGGATTTCCTGGAGCGCACCCAGGCGGGGCACTGCGAGTACTTCGCCTCGGCCATGGCCCAGATGCTGCGGGCCCGCGGCGTGCCTGCCCGCGTGGTGAACGGCTACCGGCTGGGCCCCTGGATTCCCGAAGGGGGCTACTTCCGCGTAAGCCAGGACCAGGCCCACAGCTGGGTGGAGTACTGGGACCAGGGCCGGTGGCACCGCGCGGATCCCACTCCGGCGGCGGTGGGATCCACCTCCGGCGGCCAAGCCCTCTCGACGCTCTCCCGCTGGTTCGACGCGCTGACCTATCACTGGGACCGGTACATCGTCCGATTTTCCGACCAGGACCAGCAGGCGGGGTTCTCCTGGATCCAGAGCCGCGTCGAGGGCTGGGAATGGCGCTGGAAGGCGCCCCCGGCAGCGCTATCCTGGGGCGTGGGGCTGCTCGCCCTGGCCTGGACGGCGTGGCGCACGCGGGGCCTGTGGCGGCCCCGGCCGCCCGGGCCCGGCCGCATCCGCGCCCTGCACCCCCTGCTGGCCCGGACCCGCCGAGTCGCCCCGCCGATGGCCGGCGAGACGGCCAGGGTCTGGCTGGGCCGCCTGGCGGCCCTGCGCCCCGAGCGAAAGACGCCGCTCACCAAGCTGGCCGACGCCGTGGAAGCCGAAGCCTACGCCGGCCGGAGCAGCGCGGCCTCCACCCTGGCGAAGGCGGAGGCCGCGATTTGGCGGGGTTGGAGAGGTCCTACTTCCCGCTGA
- a CDS encoding anhydro-N-acetylmuramic acid kinase gives MRSRIPLPEDRPWRVLGLMSGTSADGVDAVLVEVEPTAFPEGHPFLRLLGHHAMPYPESLKNQVLEAASNRLDPAGLCILQRRLGDHHARAAADLCADLGLSPDLASLHGQTVQHHPAEGASLQLADPYVLAEALGCPVVWDLRRRDLALGGQGAPLVPLPERWLRGAGPWLALNLGGIANVAAWDGRRLQAWDTGPGMSLLDLAARRWLGRPFDPEGAAASGGVHADLLARWLQHPYFQQALPKSTGREVFGEAWLEAESATLEALPLADRLATLAAFTAQAVAQELARLGSQAPALRGLVSGGGARHRRLRAELAARLPLPLEDDLTFPSGAREAVSWALLGAASALGVPGNLPEVTGASHPAVLGSWVWP, from the coding sequence ATGCGTTCCCGCATCCCGCTCCCGGAGGACCGCCCCTGGCGCGTGCTGGGCCTCATGTCCGGCACCAGCGCCGACGGTGTGGACGCCGTTCTGGTGGAGGTGGAGCCGACGGCCTTCCCGGAGGGACATCCCTTCCTGCGCCTGCTGGGCCACCACGCGATGCCGTACCCGGAATCGCTGAAAAACCAGGTGCTCGAGGCCGCCTCGAACCGCCTGGACCCCGCCGGACTCTGCATCCTCCAGCGCCGCTTGGGTGACCACCATGCCCGCGCCGCCGCGGACCTCTGCGCAGACCTCGGCCTCTCGCCGGACCTGGCGAGCCTCCATGGCCAGACCGTCCAGCATCACCCTGCCGAGGGCGCGAGCCTCCAGCTGGCGGATCCCTATGTGCTGGCCGAGGCCCTGGGATGTCCCGTGGTGTGGGACCTGCGCCGCCGCGACCTGGCCCTGGGCGGGCAGGGAGCCCCCCTCGTCCCCCTGCCGGAGCGCTGGCTGCGCGGGGCCGGGCCCTGGCTGGCCCTGAACCTGGGCGGCATCGCCAATGTCGCCGCCTGGGACGGCCGGCGCCTCCAGGCCTGGGACACAGGCCCGGGCATGTCGCTGCTGGACCTCGCGGCCCGTCGTTGGCTGGGCCGGCCCTTTGATCCCGAGGGCGCCGCGGCCTCCGGCGGAGTTCACGCCGACCTGCTGGCGCGGTGGCTGCAGCATCCCTACTTCCAGCAGGCCCTGCCCAAATCCACCGGCCGGGAGGTCTTCGGAGAGGCTTGGCTGGAGGCGGAATCCGCAACCCTGGAGGCCCTGCCCCTGGCCGACCGCCTGGCCACCCTGGCGGCCTTCACAGCTCAGGCCGTCGCCCAGGAGCTCGCCCGGCTGGGGTCGCAGGCTCCCGCCTTGCGGGGTCTGGTGAGCGGCGGCGGGGCCCGGCACCGGCGTTTGCGAGCGGAACTGGCCGCCCGCCTGCCGCTGCCGCTCGAAGATGACCTGACCTTCCCCTCCGGGGCGCGGGAGGCCGTGAGCTGGGCCCTGCTGGGCGCCGCCAGCGCGCTGGGCGTGCCCGGCAACCTCCCGGAAGTGACCGGGGCCAGCCATCCTGCGGTCCTTGGGAGCTGGGTCTGGCCGTGA